CTCGACGGCCAACTCGGGTATCCGCTCGCCTCACTATTCGTCGGACGGCAGCAAGGTGGTCTACGAAAAAATCACGATGCGTCCGGCACATACGAATGGCACGCCGTTGTATAGCTTCGACCCGGAGTGGAACTATCGATACATCGATGTGTTCCCGCAGCTGTCACTGGATCGGCAGAAACTGGTGTACACGGAGAAGGCAGTCAACTCTTCCATTGCCATCATGAACCCCGACTTCACTGGCTATCAGCGGATTTACGATCCTGCGAACAGCGGGCTGGATCCGGTCATGATCAAGCAGGGTCTCGCCGGTGCATTCCAGCCGACCTGGTCGCCGGATCGTCAATGGGTCGCCTTCGGCGTAGGGGACTGGTTCTTTACGCGTGGCATGGGCCCCGGCCGCATCATGCGGATCAAGACCGACGGCAGCATGAACGGCAAGCCGGAAGTCCTGACCGATGGCTCGATCAATGCGGGTTTCCCGAGCTACTCGCCGGATGGCAAGAAGATCGTCTACCGCGTCTGGAGTCCGAAGGTGCAGGGTCTGCGTATCATCGATCTGGATACGCACGCTGATACGGCCTTGACCACCGAGCCGGACAACCTGCCTGGCTGGTCGCCCGACGGTAGCAAGATCTTGTTCACGCGCAAGGAAGTTAACCCGGCGGATCCGAACAAGTTCCACTATGACGTGTACACGATCCACCCGGATGGCACGGGCCTGACCCGTCTGACGACGCCGGGCGCGAACCAGGGCCATGCTGTCTGGACTTACGATGGCCGTATCGCGTATAGCTCAGGCGTGTATGGCTTCCGCGATGAACTCGCGCTGTACGACAACAGTTTCCAGCCCGATGGCCAGAACTGGGTGATGAACGCTGATGGTAGCGATCAGCATCCGATCACCGATACGCTGTGGGAAGAAGCGATGCCGCTTTATATTCCGAACCCTTAGGGCGGATATTGGATCGGCGTGGTGAAGGCGCTGTGCGGAAGCACGGCGCTTTTTTATTCGTGGGCCAACCAGTTCTGTCGTTGGCGGAAGACGCTGCCGGCCACATCTACAGGCAACGCTTATCATGTCGGTCTGGGTAACCTACAGAGACATCATCGATGAGCGACACGCGGCGCGACCTTACCGGGCATCGTAGCCAGACGGCAACGTTCCTGAGCGACTACGGCTTCTGGGCGCTGACCTTTAGCTACGTGTTGAGCCAGTTTTTTCGCAGCTACGTCGCGGTCATTGCGACTCAGGTCATCGCCGATTTCCGTTTTTCATCGGAGATGTTTGGCTGGTTTGCCGGCGCCTTTTTTCTTGTATTCGCGTTCGCGCAAATACCAGTCGGCCTGATGTTCGACCGCTATGGCGTCCGTGCGCCGACCGCGGTGCTGATGGCCATAGGGACGCTCAGTGCCGGCGTGCTGGCGTGCACCGCTGATCCATGGACCGCCATTGCTGCGCAGGCCGGCATAGGGTTGGGCTGTGCTCCCGTTTTCATGGGGCTGCTCAACTACGTGCTCAGCAGCGGCGCTGGACCGCGGCAGACAAGTGCGGTCACGACCGCCAGCGCCATTGGTATGGCGGGGGCATTGCTTGCAGCGTGGCCGCTCAGCCGGGCCACTGCTGAAGCAGGGTGGCGAACCCCCTTGCTGATTGCCGCGGGGGCGATGCTTTGCGCTACGCTCAGCGTCGTCTTGTGCGTGAAGCGCCGGGATCCTGAGTCGCATGCGTTGCGCGTCGCAGTGGCGAACGGTACACCGCGCTCGGGAGTTGGGCGCTTCTGGGCGCTGGGGCCTGCGTGTCTCGCGATGTCGGTAGGTGCAACGTTTCGCACGTCCTGGGGTGGCCCCTATCTGGCGGACGTGTTTGGCTTTGACCTGTTGGCACGCGGCAACGCGATGACGATCACCAGCCTGGCCGGAATCGCTGCATCGTTCTCCATTCCTTTGATGGTTCGGCTCTGGACGCCCAAATCCATTTCCTTGCTATGGCTTATAGCGGGGGCACTTGCGGCCGTGTTGCTCGCTGTTCTCCCTGGCGCCAGTAGCGTCCTCGGCGTGGGATTGATCTGTGTCCTGTTTTCGGTAGGTGCGATTCATCCGTTGGTCATGTCACAGGCGCGCGCGATCACACCTGCTGAGAGGCTGGGACTCGCCTTGGGTCTGCTCAATAGTCTCGTCTTCCTTGGGGTGGCGTTAGCTAGCGGTTGTTTCGGCTGGATCGCGGGACATGCAAGGCTGGCGAACGCTTCGTCCGCTCAGGTCTATGCGTTGCTGTTCGCGGTCACCGCATTGCCGCTCACGGTCGGGGCAATCGTCTATGTTTTTAGTCCTCGCACACGAGCGCCGCGCTCGGCCTGATTCATACCGCTGGGTGCAAACGTTGCTGCGCGCCTAAATCGAAGTCTGCGTTTCTGTCTGCGGCGGTTCGAGGGCGATGTCGTTGACTTTCGGCGCCCATTTACGTTGAAGCAGCACCAGCGTGCTCGTTGCGCCCATCAGCAGGAAGGCGAAGATCGCCATCATCGGCAGTAAATAGCTGCCGCCTAGATGGAGCAACCAACCTGAAAGGCTGGCCGATACGCCACCTGCGAGGCTGGTGGAAACCTGCTGTAGTCCGGTGTTCAATCCAACCGCTTGCTTGGGGATCAAGGTCAGCTTGCACAGCGCCAGATTGTTGGCTGTGACAAGGCCAAGCAGCGAAAGCGATAGCACGTTCCAGAACAACGCCATCTCGAGCGACGGCGCATAGGCACCGAGCAGCACGGTGGTTCCACCAATAAAGCCGGCAACGATGAACGCTTTACGCACAACGACGGCGTCGTTGCCACGCGCGATAATCCGGTCTGCAGCCCATCCCGCTATGGCCGCAACGATCGCGATTCCAGCAAAGCTAAAGAAGGTATAAAGACCCGATCTCTCAAGAGAAAGACCGCGTTGCTCGACCAGATAGGCTGGCATCCAGGTCATGCAATAGAAAGCGAAATAGCTGTAGCAGAAGTTATTGATCAGTCCGCCCCAGACGACAGGGCTCGCCAGCAGGTTCTTAAGGGGTACAGAGGAAGCCCTATGTATTGCTGCCGCAAGTTGCTCCCTGGACGGATAGTCGTTTTTGACCATCAGCAACCATGGCACGAGCCAGACCAGGCCAACGAGTCCCGTCGCAATGAACATCATCTTCCACGAATACGCGACGATCATCCAGGCCGCGATCGGTGCGCCCAGCGCGGGGCCCATCTTGCCGCCAATCGAAAAGATGCCTAGTGCGGTGCCTTTTTGGGTTTCTTCGAAGTTGTTGGCCAGATAGCGATAGGTAGCGGGAATCACAACGGATTCGGCCACGCCGATGAGCAGACGCATGATGATCAGGGCGGACAGCGTTGTCACGAGGCCAGTGACTGCCGCAGCGATGCACCACAGCGTGAAGCAGATCGTGTAAGGCCATTTCACGCCGTAGCGGTCGACGAGCCAGCCCATGGGCATCTGGACGAAACCGTAGGACCAGAAGACCGCTGAATTGAGCCAGCCGCGCTCGACGCTCGTCAGTGCAAATTCTCGAACGAAGCTCTTGTCCGCCAGAGCAGCGGACAGGCTCGTACGGTCGACAAACGAAATCAGCAGTCCGAGCGCGAGGAGCACGACAATGCTCCAGGGATTCTCGGCTGCCGGTCGTTTCAATTGATACGTCTCCATGAATTCTCTCTTTTCGACCGTGCTCAAAAAAATACACAATCTTATCGGTCGAAGCTGCTCGGACTGAGACGCGCCATGCCTGTCAGCATTATTACTCTAAAAGGATAGCAGGCAACATCAAAGCGTTCTCCAGAACGACGATTGGCGACCCGCCTGACGGGTCGCCAATGAGCGCATTCACGAGCACTGCTGACTAGAAATGAACCTCGGCTACAAACATCGGTGCCGACGTTATCGTGCCGACCGTTTCGTTAGTCGGCGATCCATACATGTGATACCAGTATTCGTAACCTACACCGGCATAGACCACACGCGGATGACCGGCAAACGAACCCAGATCAGCCAACAGCGAAGCGCGAGCGAGAAACTCTGTCGTAGTCGGCACGCCGAAGCCGTCCCGGCCTTTTGGCCCGGTCACGCTGGCGAAGCCCTTGAAGACCAAAGGCACAGGCCCCGCCTGAAACGGAACGAGCCACGAGCTCTCGATGTGCCACGCGGGGTTGAAATGCACGTCCACGCCCGTGATGCCATTGTGGTTGCTCTCGGTACGAACGCCGGCCGTGATGTTCCAGAAGCCACGCGGCACGGCGAACTCGATGGTTGGGCCGAACACCAGCATCCGGGCACGTTCGCCATACGCGTCGTTTTTGGTGCCGAACTCGTAACCGCCGGTGATACCAAAGTCGCGGATGAAGCCGTAACCCATGTAGTGGCCGAGAATCTTGCCGGCGCTCAACTCGACCCGGCCGATGCTATAGATTTCCTGAGCTCCGCCGTTGGACGGTCCACCGGCTTCCGGGTTGGCGGAGTTCGAGACAAGGTAGTCCACGTTGAATGCGTAACTACCGTACTTGAAACCGCCGATGGTCGAGAGATAGCCGATGTTCTGCACAACCTTGTCTGGCACACCGGGGTAGTGGAAATCGCTGCCATAACGGTAGCCGACATACGTATCGTTCCACGAAACAGGTGGCGCGCCGAACTGTTCCGCCGATTTCAAATCCGGAGCACTGAGAGCCGCTGCACCGTTCTTGTAGGTACCAGGGGCGCGTTGGCTCTGCGTCTGCTGGTCCTGCGGGTTCTGCTGGGTCGGCTGCGCTTGCGGCGGAGCGGAATCGCTCGGTGCGGTGATAACCTCTTCCGCATGACTCACTCCGCTCAAACAGCAGAAGATGGCTGCACCGAGAAGCGGCTTGCGCAAAGCTACGGATA
The sequence above is drawn from the Paraburkholderia phenazinium genome and encodes:
- a CDS encoding MFS transporter, with the protein product MSDTRRDLTGHRSQTATFLSDYGFWALTFSYVLSQFFRSYVAVIATQVIADFRFSSEMFGWFAGAFFLVFAFAQIPVGLMFDRYGVRAPTAVLMAIGTLSAGVLACTADPWTAIAAQAGIGLGCAPVFMGLLNYVLSSGAGPRQTSAVTTASAIGMAGALLAAWPLSRATAEAGWRTPLLIAAGAMLCATLSVVLCVKRRDPESHALRVAVANGTPRSGVGRFWALGPACLAMSVGATFRTSWGGPYLADVFGFDLLARGNAMTITSLAGIAASFSIPLMVRLWTPKSISLLWLIAGALAAVLLAVLPGASSVLGVGLICVLFSVGAIHPLVMSQARAITPAERLGLALGLLNSLVFLGVALASGCFGWIAGHARLANASSAQVYALLFAVTALPLTVGAIVYVFSPRTRAPRSA
- a CDS encoding MFS transporter, which gives rise to METYQLKRPAAENPWSIVVLLALGLLISFVDRTSLSAALADKSFVREFALTSVERGWLNSAVFWSYGFVQMPMGWLVDRYGVKWPYTICFTLWCIAAAVTGLVTTLSALIIMRLLIGVAESVVIPATYRYLANNFEETQKGTALGIFSIGGKMGPALGAPIAAWMIVAYSWKMMFIATGLVGLVWLVPWLLMVKNDYPSREQLAAAIHRASSVPLKNLLASPVVWGGLINNFCYSYFAFYCMTWMPAYLVEQRGLSLERSGLYTFFSFAGIAIVAAIAGWAADRIIARGNDAVVVRKAFIVAGFIGGTTVLLGAYAPSLEMALFWNVLSLSLLGLVTANNLALCKLTLIPKQAVGLNTGLQQVSTSLAGGVSASLSGWLLHLGGSYLLPMMAIFAFLLMGATSTLVLLQRKWAPKVNDIALEPPQTETQTSI